TGTCCCACCGAGGATTCCATCCCCTTCTACGCGGGGCAGGATCGGCAGGTGCTGCGGCACTGCGGCCACATCGATCCCCGGGAACTGAGGGACTCTGTCCGCGCCGGGGGCTACCGGGCCCTGGGTCTGGCCCTGGGCATGGAGCCGGAGGACGTGGTGAAGGCCGTGTCCGATTCGGGGCTTCGCGGCCGGGGGGGCGGAGGTTTCCCCACGGGGATCAAGTGGGACTCCTGCCGGAGGGCCAAGGGGAAGCATCGGTTCGTCCTGGCCAACGGGGACGAGGGGGATCCGGGGGCCTTCATGGACCGCAGCCTCATGGAGGGGGATCCCCACTCGGTGCTGGAGGGCATGATCATCGGGGCCCACGCCGTGGGGGCCCGAAAGGGGTTCCTCTACGTCCGGGCGGAGTACCCCCTGGCAGTGGAACACCTGAACCGGGCCATCGCCCAGGCCCGGGAGGCGGGGCTTCTGGGGCGGAACATCCTGGGCAGCGGGTTGGACTTCGACCTGGAGGTCTGCCGAGGCGGGGGGGCCTTCGTGTGCGGCGAGTCCTCCGCCCTCATGGCCTCCATCGAGGGGCGAGCCGGGGAGCCCCGGGTGAAGTACATCCGCTCCACCGAGCGGGGGCTCTGGGACTGCCCCACGGTGCTGAACAACGTGGAGACCTGGGCCAACGTGCCCCTGGTGATCCCGCAGGGAGCGCAGGCCTACCGCACCAAGGGCACCGACGGAAGCCCGGGCACCAAGGTCTTCTCCCTGGTGGGAAAGGTCCGGCACAGCGGTCTGGTGGAGGTCCCCATGGGCACCACCCTCCGGGAGATCATCTTCGGCCTGGGGGGGGGCGTCCTGGGACGGGGGCGGTTCAAGGCGGTGCAGACCGGGGGGCCTTCCGGGGGCTGCCTGCCCGAGGACCGGCTGGACATCCCCGTGGACTTCGACCGTCTGGTGGAGGAGGGCTCCATGATGGGCTCCGGGGGCATGATCGTCATGGACCACCGGACCTGCATGGTGGACGTGGCCCGGTACTTCGTCCACTTCCTGGCGGAGGAGTCCTGCGGCAAGTGCGTTCCCTGTCGGGAGGGGCTCCAGGCCATCCTGGACATCCTGAACGACCTGACCCAGGGGCGGGGACGCCCGGGGGACGGGAGGCGGCTGGAGGAGATGGGCCGGGCCCTTTCGGACACCGCCCTCTGCGGCCTGGGACAGACCGCCGCCAACCCGGTGCTTTCCACCCTGCGGTTCTTCCCGGAGGAGTACCGGGAGCACGAAGAGCAGGGGTTCTGTCGCGCCGGGGTCTGCACGGGGCTCTTCGTGGTCCGGGTGACCCCGGAATCCTGCGTGGGCTGCGGGGCCTGCAAGCGGGCCTGTCCCGTCGGGGCCATCTCCGGGGAGACCAGGCAGGCCCATTCCGTGGACCCGACGGCCTGCATCGGCTGCGGCGCCTGCCTGGACACCTGCCCGTTCGGGGCCCTGTCCCCGGCCCCCAAGGAGGGATCGAACCGATGAAGACCCTGGTGGTGGACGGAAAGACCCTCTCCGTGGAGCCCGGAACCCTGCTCTACGACGCCGCCGTGGCGTCCGGGGCGCACATTCCCGCCCTGTGCCGCCACGAGGGGCTGCCCCACGAGGGGGCCTGTCGGGTCTGCGTGGTGGAGCTGGTGCGCCGGGGGACCTCCCGTCTGGTGGCCTCCTGCATGTTCCCGGTGAACGAGGACGGCCTGGAGGTGCTCACCGATTCCCCGAGGGTGCGGGAGGCGAGGCGCTTCGTGATCCGCCTTCTCCTTCGCCGGAACGCCTTGTCCCCGGTCATCCAGCAGCTGGCTCGGGAGGAGGGGGTGGAGCCGGACGAACGCCTGAGTCCCTACGACGGGGAGCTGTGCATCCGCTGCGGTCGCTGTGTCCGGGCCTGTGCCCTGGACGGCACCGACGCCCTGGGATTCGCCCTTCGGGGGTGGGACCGGAAGGTGTCCCCGCCCTTCGAGGAGGCCCCGGAGTCCTGCGTGGGCTGCCTGGCCTGCGCGGAGGTCTGCCCCACCGGGCACATCACCTACGAGGAGAGGGAAGGGACCCGGCGCATCTGGGGGCGCACCTTCGAGCTGGTGCGCTGCCAGGTCTGCGGCGAGGCCTTCGCCACGGCGGAACAGCTGGCCTTCCAGAAGGTGCCGGAGGAGGACCGGACCGTCTGTCCCCGGTGCCGCCGGGCCCGCCTGGGCCGGAAGTTCACCCTGGAGGGCACCAAGGGGGGATGACCGCGCAAGCCTCCGGGGACGCAAACACCCCATAGGGAACCTTCGACCCGCGCCGCCTCACTGAGGGGACCCGGGCGCTGGGGGCGGGGAGCGATCCCTTCCCCTGCCGAGTTCGCAAAGAAGGGAGACCGTCGCGGACGGTCTCCCTTCGTGCTTCGAAAGACCCGTCCGAAGGGAGGGGGAAAGACCCGTCGTCCGAGGGAGTCTTGAGGAAGGACAAGAGGCAGGATCCACAGGAGGGAGGAGAGGAGCGACTATGGAAAAGGTGCTTCTGGTATCGCCGGAGAGGTGCATCGCCTGCGGGAGCTGCGAGCTGGCCTGTTCCTTCTGCAAGGAGGGGGAGTTCCGGCCTGCGGTGTCCCGCATCGCCGTCCACCGGTTCGAGAAGGGGCAGAACATCCCCATGACCTGCTTCCAGTGCGAGGACGCGGCGTGCCTCAAGGTCTGCAAGACCGGGGCCCTGTATCGGGACGCCGACGGGGTGGTGCAGGTGGACCGGGAGAAGTGCATCGGCTGTCGCATGTGCGTCATGGCCTGTCCCTTCGGGAACATCCTCTACCACCGTGAGGTCAAGAGGGTTCTCAAGTGCGACCAGTGCGGCGGGGATCCGCAGTGCGTCGCCTTCTGTCCCACCAAGGCCATCGAGTACCTGCCCGCGGAGACCGCCAACCTGAACCGCAAGCGGAACTTCGCCGCCAAGATGGCCCAGGCTCTGGAGGAGGTGAAGGACTAGATGTACGGCTGGACGGGAAACGTGCTGCGCGTGAACCTGGCCGACGGGTCCTTCCGCAGGGAGGCCCTGAGGGAGGACCTGGCCCGGGACTATCTGGGCGCCCGGGGTCTGGGGACCCGCTACTTCGTGGACGAGGTGGACCCGATGGTGGACCCCCTCGCCCCGGAAAACAAGCTCTTCTTCGTCGCCGGCCCCCTCACGGGGACCCTGGCCACCTCCGCGGGACGGTTCAACGTGGTGGCCAAAAGCCCCCTCACCGGGACCATCGGGGCCTCCAACTCCGGGGGCTACTGGGGGCCGGAGCTGAAGTTCGCCGGCTGGGACATGGTGGTCCTGGAGGGGAAATCCCCCAAGCCGGTGTACCTGTACCTCTACAACGACAAGGCGGAGCTTCGGGACGCCTCCGCCCTGTGGGGCAAGGACACCCACGAGGCCACGGACCTGCTCCTGGGGGAGACGGACCCGGAGGCCAAGGTGGCCTGCATCGGCCCGGCGGGGGAGAATCTGGTCCTTTTGGCCAACATCATCAACGACAAGCACCGTGCCCCCGGTCGGGGCGGCATGGGGGCCGTCATGGGCTCCAAGAACGTGAAGGCCCTGGTGGTGCGAGGCACCAAGGGGGTCCGGGTGGCGGACAGGGAGGCCTTCCTGGACGCGGTCAAACAGGCCCGGGCCAAGCTGGCGGCCCACCCCGTCACCTCCGGCGGCCTGCCCCTCTACGGGACCAACGTGCTGGTGAACATCCTCAACCAGTCCGGCGGGCTGCCCACCCGGAACTTCCAGACGGGGGTCTTCGAGGGGGCGGACAGGATCGGGGGAGAGACCCAGCGGGACACCCGACTGCACCGCAACAAGGGATGCTTCGGCTGCACCGTGGCCTGCGGCCGGGTCTCCTTCGCCGCGGACCCCTACGCCCACGAGGGGGAGGGGCCGGAGTACGAGTCCACCTGGTCCTTCGGGGCGGACTGCGGGGTGGACGACATCGACGCCATCGCCGTGGCCAACTACCGGTGTAACGAGCTGGGTCTGGACACCATCTCCCTGGGCAGCACCCTGGCCTGCGCCATGGAGCTGTACGAACGGGGCTACCTGGATCGCCAGACCGCCGGGCACGACCTGCGCTTCGGCAACGCCCGGGCCATGGTGGATCTGGTGGAGGATGCGGGGTATCGTCGGGGCTTCGGAGAGCTGTTGGGCCAGGGTTCCTGGCGCCTGGCCAGCCACTTCGGCCACCCGGAGCTTTCCATGACCGTGAAGAAACAGGAGATGCCCGCCTACGATCCTCGGGCCATCCAGGGAATCGGTCTGAACTACGCCACCAGCAATCGCGGGGGGTGCCACGTCCGGGGCTACCTCATCTCCCCGGAGATCCTGGGGGTGCCCCAGAAGCTGGATCCCCAGTCCATCGAGGAGAAACCCGCCTGGGACAAGGTCTTCCAGGACCTCACCGCCGCGGTGGACTCCGCAGGGCTCTGTCTGTTCACCACCTTCGGCATCGGGGGGGAGGAGGTGGCGGCGCAGCTTGCCGCCGCCACGGGGGTGCCCTACACGGCCGAAGACGTCCTGAAGGTGGGGGAACGGATCTGGAATCTGGAACGGCTCTTCAACCTGAAGGCGGGTTTCTCCGCCGCCGACGACACCCTGCCGCCCCGTCTCCTGGGGGATCCCATGCCCGAAGGGCCCCACAAGGGCAGGGTGAGCCGGGTTCCGGAGATGCTGCCTCGGTACTACGAGGCCCGGGGGTGGGACGCCCGGGGAGTCCCCACGCCGGAGAAGCTGGCGGAGCTGGGGCTGGACTAGGGGCGGTTTCGGGGAGGATCGGGCGGTGAAGGTGCTCTTCTTCGCCACCATCCGGGACCTGACGGGGTGCAAGGAGACCCAGGTCCCTGCGCCCTCTTCGGTGCGGGACCTGCTGGAGGCCCTCTCGGTCCGCTACGGTTTCGCCTTTCGCCGCAAGGCCCTGGAGGGGACCGAACCCTCCCCGGAACTCATCGTGCTGGTGAACGGCCACCACATCGCCCACCTCCGGGGAGGGGACACCCCCCTCTCGGAAGGGGATCAGGTGAGCCTCTTCCCCGTCATCGGCGGGGGATGAGGGAGAAAGGGAAACGGACGAAGGACGCCGGGGAGGGCCCGTGAAGGGTCCTCCCCGGTCCGTCTTTCGGCCCGTCCCGTCTGCGGGTAAGATGGGGCGGGAGGTGGTCCCATGAGACGGATCGTCTTGAGCGTCCTGGCGGCGCTGTGTCTTGGCGTCCTCGGGGCGGGGGAGGTCTCGGCCGCGGGGTGGGGAGCCTACGCGGAGGGGCGGTTGGAGCTGTTCCGGCCCCGAATCCTGCTGGTGTACCCCCGGGGAAGGGACGTGGACGCCCGGGAGGTGCGGATTCCCGACGGTCGCTACGAGATCCT
The sequence above is drawn from the Aminomonas paucivorans DSM 12260 genome and encodes:
- a CDS encoding NADH-ubiquinone oxidoreductase-F iron-sulfur binding region domain-containing protein, whose protein sequence is MRLENAADLERWREELRAARAASSRVRVCAGTGCLAGGSARVKEAFEVEAARRGLALGVDFRAETTGCHGFCEEGPLVVAEPGGILYRRVTPSDVPEILDALASGVPVQRLLYKDASGKVCPTEDSIPFYAGQDRQVLRHCGHIDPRELRDSVRAGGYRALGLALGMEPEDVVKAVSDSGLRGRGGGGFPTGIKWDSCRRAKGKHRFVLANGDEGDPGAFMDRSLMEGDPHSVLEGMIIGAHAVGARKGFLYVRAEYPLAVEHLNRAIAQAREAGLLGRNILGSGLDFDLEVCRGGGAFVCGESSALMASIEGRAGEPRVKYIRSTERGLWDCPTVLNNVETWANVPLVIPQGAQAYRTKGTDGSPGTKVFSLVGKVRHSGLVEVPMGTTLREIIFGLGGGVLGRGRFKAVQTGGPSGGCLPEDRLDIPVDFDRLVEEGSMMGSGGMIVMDHRTCMVDVARYFVHFLAEESCGKCVPCREGLQAILDILNDLTQGRGRPGDGRRLEEMGRALSDTALCGLGQTAANPVLSTLRFFPEEYREHEEQGFCRAGVCTGLFVVRVTPESCVGCGACKRACPVGAISGETRQAHSVDPTACIGCGACLDTCPFGALSPAPKEGSNR
- a CDS encoding 2Fe-2S iron-sulfur cluster-binding protein is translated as MKTLVVDGKTLSVEPGTLLYDAAVASGAHIPALCRHEGLPHEGACRVCVVELVRRGTSRLVASCMFPVNEDGLEVLTDSPRVREARRFVIRLLLRRNALSPVIQQLAREEGVEPDERLSPYDGELCIRCGRCVRACALDGTDALGFALRGWDRKVSPPFEEAPESCVGCLACAEVCPTGHITYEEREGTRRIWGRTFELVRCQVCGEAFATAEQLAFQKVPEEDRTVCPRCRRARLGRKFTLEGTKGG
- a CDS encoding 4Fe-4S dicluster domain-containing protein, producing MEKVLLVSPERCIACGSCELACSFCKEGEFRPAVSRIAVHRFEKGQNIPMTCFQCEDAACLKVCKTGALYRDADGVVQVDREKCIGCRMCVMACPFGNILYHREVKRVLKCDQCGGDPQCVAFCPTKAIEYLPAETANLNRKRNFAAKMAQALEEVKD
- a CDS encoding aldehyde ferredoxin oxidoreductase family protein; its protein translation is MYGWTGNVLRVNLADGSFRREALREDLARDYLGARGLGTRYFVDEVDPMVDPLAPENKLFFVAGPLTGTLATSAGRFNVVAKSPLTGTIGASNSGGYWGPELKFAGWDMVVLEGKSPKPVYLYLYNDKAELRDASALWGKDTHEATDLLLGETDPEAKVACIGPAGENLVLLANIINDKHRAPGRGGMGAVMGSKNVKALVVRGTKGVRVADREAFLDAVKQARAKLAAHPVTSGGLPLYGTNVLVNILNQSGGLPTRNFQTGVFEGADRIGGETQRDTRLHRNKGCFGCTVACGRVSFAADPYAHEGEGPEYESTWSFGADCGVDDIDAIAVANYRCNELGLDTISLGSTLACAMELYERGYLDRQTAGHDLRFGNARAMVDLVEDAGYRRGFGELLGQGSWRLASHFGHPELSMTVKKQEMPAYDPRAIQGIGLNYATSNRGGCHVRGYLISPEILGVPQKLDPQSIEEKPAWDKVFQDLTAAVDSAGLCLFTTFGIGGEEVAAQLAAATGVPYTAEDVLKVGERIWNLERLFNLKAGFSAADDTLPPRLLGDPMPEGPHKGRVSRVPEMLPRYYEARGWDARGVPTPEKLAELGLD
- a CDS encoding MoaD family protein produces the protein MKVLFFATIRDLTGCKETQVPAPSSVRDLLEALSVRYGFAFRRKALEGTEPSPELIVLVNGHHIAHLRGGDTPLSEGDQVSLFPVIGGG